The DNA region GGAACCCAGCAACGCCTGGATGTCGCTGTCCTGCACGGGCCGGTGGCGGACCAGCCGCGCCCCCAGCCCCTGGGTCCACGCGGGCGTATCCGGTCGACCATCGGCGTCCGTGGGACCATCCCTGCGGGTGAAGCTCAGGCCCACTGCCACATAGGCCGCGAGGATCAGCAGCGCCAGCAGGACGAAAAACACGCGGGGGCTCACGGCTGGTCCGGAACCCGCAGCATGTCGTCGCGGAACCGAAGGTTCGGACTGATGAATACGGGGGATATGAAGCGTTGACAGACCAGGGGGCCACGTCTGCACGGGCCGAGCGACACGGCGACATCGACCTGGCTGACCTTCGTGACGGGCTGACCGGCTGCCGGGGTGGTACTGATCACCTGTTCGGCGGGCACCACATTCGAATAACTGCGGCCAAGCGTGAACTTCGTGATCCCGGCCTGTTGCAGGGCGATGACGGCTGCCGACGCCGCGCTGCCCACGACGTTCGGCATGGGGAAGCTGGCCGGGCCGCTGGACGCGACCAGGGTCACGGCCGTGCCCCGCGCCACTTTGGTGCCCTGATCCGGCTCCGGGCGGATGACCAGGCCCTGCGCGACGGTATCGCTGTTCTCCTGCTTGGGCGTGTCTACGACCTTCAGGCCGGCCGCCGCGATGAGATTCTGGGCCTCCACGAGGCTCTGGCCCGCCACGATTGGCACCGTCGCCTGCCGGTTCCCGAGCAGGACATACGCGCCGATGCCGCTCAGCAGCACCACGGCGGCCACGATCACCACCCACCACGGGAAGGGCTTTCTGGGCGGGGGCGGGGTTACCTGGAGGGTCACGCTCTGGCCCTGCACCACGTCGTCGGGGGACGTCACGTCCTGCATGTCCAGGCGCAGGATGTGCTGGCCTTCCGGGGCCGTGGGCGGGAGGGTGAACTTCACTGTGTACTGCTGAGTGCCCGCGATCGGGAAGACCCGTTCGGCGTCCCCCTGTACGGTTCCCCAGGCGGCACGGTCAGTGACCGGGGGCTGCCACGTCAGCAACGCGCGCCCCTGGAGGGGACGGCCGCTGACGTTGGTGACCACGAAGGTCGCCTCGCCCTGGCGATCGGGGCTCAGGGTCACGGTGTTGGTCGCGGTGGTGATGGTGAACGCTCCGGGCATGGAGACTCCTGGGGGTAGAGGTTAGATGGGGCCCGACCTGTTCCCAAACACGTGCGGGCTTCCTTCCGAGAGGGCGGAGAACTGGCGGCGTCTGGGCGACGAACGCACACCCGGCGCGGTGCCGGATGTCTGGGGCGGTGGATCAGGACGCCAGGATCTTGGCGATGGCGGCCACGATCAGACCGACGTTCACGGCCCACACCCATGGGCGCAGGTGGGCGAGGTAACCACCGAAACTGCGATCGCCAGCACTCACGGAGGGGGTGCTGCCCGCGCCGCTGGCCCACGACAGAACAGCGATGGCGATAAAGGCCACGCCGAAGGCGACCACGTCCGCGCCGGGCGAGAGCAGCAGCCTGGAGACCCCGCAGGCGGCCCCGGCGAGCAGGATCAGGACGAAGCCGAGCCATACAGGTAACCAGCCGAGGATGGTGTCGAACCGACCGCTACTGGACGTGCTGCTGGTGGACATAACGGTTCCCCCTGTGAAGACGCGAATGGTGGACACAGGCCTCGGAGGCGTCTTCAGGTCATGGGCCTCCCCTCCTGCTTCCTCATCGCCAGCCCCAGGGAATGACCCGCAAGCCCAGCCACACGAAGGCGGCGACCAGCGCCAGTCCGAGCACGACCGTCCAGACGGTGCCCAGGGCGACTTTCGGGCTGTGGCTGCCGCCGACGGCGTAGCCCATGGCCTCCCAGGGGTTGCTGTCGTAGGTGTAGCCCTCGATGCCGTCGGCCATGCTGCCCTTCTTGCTGAAGCCACCGGCGATCAGGCCCGGCACGAACAGCAGCACCATCCACGCCACGTACGACAGCACGAAGAACGGCCCGGCCACGAGGTTCTGCACGACATGCACGAACTCGTGGCCGAACAGGGACGTCGAGGTGTTGCTCATCACACAGCCCTGGGTGAAGGCGTATGTGCCCTTGATGCGGAAGCCTGAGGCGTAGCGGTGTGCTTCCCGGCGAGTCTCGTCACTGTGGTCACCCCACGCGAAGTTGACGAGATGCAGCAGCAGGCCATTGGTGTTGCCGGCCAGGCCCCACGTGACGTTCAGGGGAAAGGTCAGGATCCCCGCTAGGCCGTGGATCCCCCACAGGCCGTTCATGAACCCCACCCCACCGCCCACGACCGTGCTCAGCGCCAGGACGGTCTCCGGCGTGGTCAGCCAGCGGTGGCCCAGCAGGGCGGGAATCGTGTCGATGACGCCGGGCCACAGCAGGAAGGCCCAGCCGATCACGAAGGCCGCCTGCTCCGGGTGAGAGGCGCGGCTCAGCAGGTACGCGATGAACAGCCGCGCCAGGAAGGCCCCGGCGAGCAGCAGCGCGCCTGCCTCCAGGCCACGCAGCAGTGCCCAGCCGGACTGCCCCCTCGCCAGCCCGAGGGCCACGCCCACGACGAAGGCCATCGCCGCCGCGATCAGGGCGGCCGTCAGGGGCTGCATCAACAGACTCCATGTGAGCGTCATGATGTTCCTCCGGGCGTGGGGGCTGGCCACACGACCTCGTGCGTGAGGGCCACGGGTTTTTCCAGCTCGACCAGTTGCTGCACCAGCTCGGCGTAGACGGCGGATTCCGGCGGGGCCAGCACCAGCAGGTGGAAGGCGCGCGGCCCGCCGCTGGCTGTGACGTTCTCCTGCACGTGGAAGCCGCTCACGCCAGTCGCGGCCTCCAGCACGCCGATCAGACCGCGCGCGGTGCCGCGCATGAAGTTCAGCGGCATGGTGCGCGCGATGAGCAGCCGCAGCTGGGTCAGGCCCGGCGCATACTGCTTCTCCAGCGGCCCCGGGCGCAGCAGGCCGTCCAGGTCGAGCCAGCCCGCTAGCCACGGCAGGAAGGCATCGGGCGCGCGGTAGGGGCTCAGCACCGCGTCTACCCCCGAGAGCGTGTCCTCGACTGGCGTGATCAGCCCTTCCATGACGTCCAGGGCGGCGGCCAACGGCTGCCCCGGCTGGGCGGCGCGCTGCATCACTTCGGGCAGCAGGCGTTCAAGGTCCGGTCGCTTCATCCTCGCTGATCACCTCGATGTCGTGCGCACCGGAGCAGAACAGCCACGTGGGTGGCAGCGTGACGGCGTCCGCCCCGCCCTCCTGCACGACCGGTTGGTAGGTTTGCCCGGCGTCGCGGCTGACGCGCAGGCCCCATGGCCCTCCGGCCAGGACGAGCTGTGGCGCGGCGGCCACCGCCCGCACCCGCTCGAAGCGCCGCTGGTCGTTTAGCGGCAGGCCGCTGTCCACCGCTGGCGTCACCCAGGTCGGCGTGCCCGCCGCCAGGGGCAGGTGCGCCACGCCCATGTGGTGCGACGCGGCGTAGGCGGCGTCCGGTGTGAAGGCCAGCGCGAGGCAGCTGCCACCCTGCCAGCCGGCCCTGTGGGTGACCCAGCCCTCCGGGGGATCCTCCTGGCCGCGCAGTTCCCAGCGACGGCAGCCGGGGCCGTCCTCGTCGCCCACCGCCGCCAGGCCCGCCCACAGGAAGGCGCGGGCGCCGTC from Deinococcus humi includes:
- a CDS encoding PASTA domain-containing protein; the protein is MPGAFTITTATNTVTLSPDRQGEATFVVTNVSGRPLQGRALLTWQPPVTDRAAWGTVQGDAERVFPIAGTQQYTVKFTLPPTAPEGQHILRLDMQDVTSPDDVVQGQSVTLQVTPPPPRKPFPWWVVIVAAVVLLSGIGAYVLLGNRQATVPIVAGQSLVEAQNLIAAAGLKVVDTPKQENSDTVAQGLVIRPEPDQGTKVARGTAVTLVASSGPASFPMPNVVGSAASAAVIALQQAGITKFTLGRSYSNVVPAEQVISTTPAAGQPVTKVSQVDVAVSLGPCRRGPLVCQRFISPVFISPNLRFRDDMLRVPDQP
- a CDS encoding phage tail protein, whose translation is MKRPDLERLLPEVMQRAAQPGQPLAAALDVMEGLITPVEDTLSGVDAVLSPYRAPDAFLPWLAGWLDLDGLLRPGPLEKQYAPGLTQLRLLIARTMPLNFMRGTARGLIGVLEAATGVSGFHVQENVTASGGPRAFHLLVLAPPESAVYAELVQQLVELEKPVALTHEVVWPAPTPGGTS